In the Peptoclostridium acidaminophilum DSM 3953 genome, one interval contains:
- a CDS encoding phage tail sheath C-terminal domain-containing protein, with the protein MGLPVINIAFQTLAATAVKRSERGIVALIVKDSTNALIDNIVYKDISEINAQDWTAGVKDYIEKTFLGMPYKVIVQKVATDALDYNEGLAKLKNKAWNYLAIPQLQNADAAAIATWIKAQRTTYNKSFKAVLPNIASDSEGIVNFTTDDIKVGSKMYTTSEYCCRIAGILAGLPFTQSATYYVLDEVESITEHADPDADIDAGELILINDTEKIKIGRGVNSLTTTSPTKSAKFKKIRIVEAIDLMRDDIRITFNDEYVGKVNNKYTNKQMFVSSVLAYLKTLQREEVLDSDFPIKAEIDFEAQKLYLMSLGVDTSNMSEQEILKYNTGSKVFIKASASPLDAMEDLDFSMLVI; encoded by the coding sequence ATGGGATTGCCGGTAATTAACATTGCTTTTCAAACACTTGCGGCAACGGCAGTAAAAAGAAGTGAACGCGGCATAGTCGCATTGATTGTAAAAGATAGCACCAATGCATTGATAGACAATATAGTCTACAAAGACATATCGGAAATAAATGCTCAAGACTGGACTGCTGGCGTAAAGGACTATATTGAGAAAACTTTCCTTGGAATGCCTTACAAGGTCATAGTGCAGAAGGTGGCGACTGACGCTTTAGATTACAATGAAGGTCTGGCAAAGCTTAAAAACAAGGCTTGGAACTACCTCGCCATACCACAGCTTCAGAATGCAGATGCAGCTGCTATAGCCACTTGGATAAAAGCTCAGAGGACTACTTATAACAAGAGTTTCAAAGCTGTGCTTCCAAATATAGCGTCAGACAGCGAAGGCATAGTCAACTTTACTACTGACGATATCAAGGTTGGCAGCAAGATGTATACAACGTCAGAATACTGCTGCAGGATAGCTGGCATACTTGCTGGATTGCCATTTACACAAAGCGCAACATACTACGTGCTAGATGAAGTTGAAAGCATAACAGAGCACGCTGATCCGGATGCAGACATTGACGCCGGAGAGCTTATACTAATCAATGACACCGAGAAAATCAAGATAGGAAGAGGTGTCAACTCACTTACAACAACAAGCCCTACAAAATCTGCAAAGTTTAAGAAAATTAGAATAGTAGAGGCTATAGATCTTATGCGAGACGACATAAGAATCACATTCAATGATGAGTATGTTGGCAAGGTGAATAACAAGTATACCAACAAGCAGATGTTCGTTTCATCAGTTTTGGCCTACCTAAAGACTCTCCAGCGGGAGGAAGTGCTTGATTCTGATTTCCCAATAAAAGCAGAGATAGACTTTGAAGCCCAGAAACTCTACTTGATGTCATTGGGCGTAGACACAAGCAATATGAGCGAGCAAGAGATACTTAAATACAATACCGGAAGCAAGGTATTCATCAAGGCAAGCGCAAGCCCGCTTGATGCGATGGAAGACCTAGACTTCTCGATGCTTGTAATATAG
- a CDS encoding head maturation protease, ClpP-related, which translates to MQIKNQTSDSADLYFYGDIVSSWWGAWDDTDQYPESVKNFLNEVQGKNINIYVNSGGGSVFAGMAIYNMLKRHQGQKTVYVDGLAGSIASVIALAGDKIIIPSNAYMMIHKPWGSMAGNSTELRKMAETLDNIEIGILNVYEENLKEGVDIETIKQMLEEETWLCGAEASKYFNVEVTGENKAVACASDCFKNYAKVPEEFKARKASNKQNDDGADETKLNALKWSFR; encoded by the coding sequence ATGCAAATAAAAAATCAAACGAGTGACAGTGCAGACTTGTATTTCTACGGCGACATAGTCAGCTCGTGGTGGGGAGCATGGGACGATACGGACCAGTACCCTGAATCAGTGAAGAACTTCCTGAATGAAGTCCAGGGCAAGAACATCAATATCTATGTCAACAGTGGCGGCGGAAGTGTGTTTGCTGGCATGGCCATATACAACATGCTCAAAAGACATCAAGGCCAAAAGACAGTATATGTTGACGGGCTTGCCGGCTCGATTGCCAGCGTGATAGCTTTGGCTGGCGACAAAATCATAATACCGTCGAATGCGTACATGATGATCCATAAGCCATGGGGAAGTATGGCCGGCAATTCGACTGAGCTGAGAAAAATGGCTGAAACGCTCGACAATATCGAGATAGGCATATTGAATGTCTACGAAGAGAATCTCAAGGAAGGCGTTGACATTGAAACCATAAAGCAAATGCTTGAGGAAGAAACATGGCTTTGCGGAGCTGAGGCTTCAAAGTATTTCAATGTAGAAGTGACAGGGGAAAATAAAGCGGTGGCATGCGCATCAGACTGCTTCAAGAACTACGCAAAGGTGCCTGAAGAGTTTAAGGCGAGGAAGGCGAGCAACAAGCAGAATGATGATGGCGCAGATGAAACAAAACTTAACGCGTTGAAATGGAGCTTTAGATAA
- a CDS encoding phage head closure protein codes for MNPGILRHRITIQKHSAAENEIGEKTVGYQDDYSLWARVEPASARDIERLGKTETEVSHKILIRHKAGITSSNRITFKGRIFDIVGIINAGEQNKTLSIFCVERDEDNGYDGI; via the coding sequence ATGAATCCTGGCATATTAAGACACCGGATAACAATCCAAAAGCACTCCGCAGCTGAAAATGAAATAGGCGAGAAAACAGTTGGATACCAGGACGACTACTCGCTATGGGCAAGGGTGGAACCCGCATCTGCAAGAGATATCGAAAGGCTAGGCAAGACAGAGACTGAGGTGAGCCACAAGATTCTAATAAGGCACAAAGCTGGAATCACAAGCTCAAACAGAATCACCTTCAAAGGTAGGATATTCGACATCGTGGGCATAATAAACGCTGGCGAACAAAACAAAACGCTTTCAATATTCTGTGTGGAAAGGGATGAAGACAATGGCTACGACGGAATTTAG
- a CDS encoding phage portal protein, which produces MKKVFRNEVVVQEWEQPLVSIMQPVTSSGETITPAGAFGGLGVVFACVERRANALAKLPLQVYRKSGEKRERDSGHRASYLLEKRPNSYQTPSQFKKFIITSQLLWGNAYVRMKFSGKKIVELIPINPAVVRIVKDKGKYWFVINSDGKQEVLSEDEIIHLPYLSIDGKVGKAPLTVASENAGNLQAMQKFEGNFYKNGTLRKGALKIPASLDAAAKKKLKLEWRELYGGVSNTGDVAVLDGGIEWQDISIPLKDAEFVVARKLNNIEIANIFNVPSFMLNDMERSTYNNVEQQNMRFIMDVIQPDCIAMEEEFNYKLFLEREDYYVKFNLTSALRGDTQTRANYYKEMIGIGVLTINDVRRLEEMNDIGEYGDKHYFSLNYTTLETLEEHERIKNSKGGEGNT; this is translated from the coding sequence ATGAAAAAGGTGTTCAGAAATGAAGTTGTTGTCCAAGAATGGGAGCAGCCACTAGTGAGCATCATGCAACCTGTGACAAGCAGCGGAGAAACAATCACGCCGGCTGGTGCCTTTGGTGGCCTTGGAGTAGTTTTTGCGTGTGTCGAGAGAAGGGCAAACGCACTTGCCAAGCTGCCATTGCAGGTGTACAGGAAATCCGGAGAAAAAAGAGAAAGAGACAGCGGGCACAGAGCGAGCTATCTGCTCGAAAAAAGGCCTAACAGCTACCAGACACCATCGCAGTTCAAGAAGTTCATCATCACATCTCAGCTGCTATGGGGAAACGCATATGTTCGGATGAAGTTCTCAGGCAAAAAGATAGTAGAGCTGATTCCGATTAATCCAGCTGTGGTAAGGATTGTCAAAGACAAAGGCAAGTATTGGTTTGTCATTAACAGCGACGGCAAGCAGGAAGTGCTTTCTGAAGATGAGATAATACATCTGCCGTACTTGAGCATAGACGGCAAGGTTGGCAAAGCGCCGTTGACGGTAGCGAGCGAGAACGCCGGCAACCTTCAGGCTATGCAGAAATTCGAAGGCAACTTCTACAAGAATGGAACACTCAGGAAAGGTGCACTAAAGATTCCGGCTTCGCTGGATGCAGCAGCAAAGAAAAAGCTCAAGCTGGAATGGCGTGAGCTCTATGGCGGAGTTTCCAACACTGGCGATGTAGCAGTGCTCGATGGAGGCATTGAGTGGCAAGATATCAGCATACCACTCAAAGATGCTGAATTTGTAGTGGCAAGAAAACTCAATAACATTGAAATTGCAAACATATTCAACGTACCATCATTCATGCTCAACGACATGGAAAGAAGCACATACAACAACGTTGAGCAGCAGAACATGAGATTTATCATGGACGTAATCCAGCCGGATTGCATAGCGATGGAGGAAGAGTTCAACTACAAGCTTTTCCTTGAGCGTGAGGACTATTACGTCAAGTTCAACCTCACAAGCGCGCTCAGGGGGGACACACAAACGAGGGCTAATTATTACAAGGAAATGATTGGCATAGGGGTCCTCACAATCAACGATGTTCGAAGGCTTGAGGAAATGAACGACATCGGGGAATACGGCGACAAGCACTATTTCAGCTTGAACTATACAACATTAGAAACGCTGGAAGAGCACGAGAGAATTAAAAACTCGAAGGGAGGTGAGGGCAATACTTAA
- a CDS encoding phage tail terminator family protein — protein sequence MMKTTSLKKAIVDRLKANVAGVDVVAQEVREGFKRPAFFVQLIPYGTNRDSEYILVRNFYVNIHYFPQSYTNIDCLEMGDTLTELFEKPLEAEDRILTADDIEVEIIDEVLQVKIYYRLCDSAYTDDEQSEYMEELNINEEVI from the coding sequence ATGATGAAAACAACAAGCCTTAAGAAAGCTATAGTTGATAGGCTGAAAGCCAATGTGGCGGGAGTTGATGTTGTGGCCCAGGAGGTAAGAGAGGGCTTCAAGCGTCCCGCCTTTTTTGTGCAGCTCATACCATATGGAACAAATAGAGATAGTGAATACATTTTGGTAAGAAATTTCTATGTGAACATCCACTACTTTCCGCAAAGCTATACCAACATCGATTGCCTAGAAATGGGCGATACATTGACGGAGCTATTTGAAAAGCCACTTGAAGCCGAGGACAGGATTTTAACAGCTGACGACATCGAGGTTGAAATCATAGACGAAGTTCTTCAAGTGAAGATTTACTACAGGCTTTGTGATTCTGCTTATACAGATGATGAACAAAGCGAATACATGGAAGAGCTTAATATCAATGAGGAGGTAATATAA
- a CDS encoding head-tail connector protein: MTLEELKNYLRVDGTEEDALLGSIQIAAEKYLENAGIAKDYTNDLYSIAVKLLVTHWYENRNAVVVGSISKNMEFSLSSIMAQLKYCGGDII, from the coding sequence ATGACACTGGAAGAACTTAAGAATTACCTCAGAGTAGACGGCACTGAGGAAGATGCTTTGCTTGGAAGTATTCAAATAGCCGCTGAAAAGTATCTTGAAAACGCTGGAATAGCAAAGGACTACACGAATGATCTATACAGCATTGCCGTCAAGCTACTGGTAACACACTGGTATGAAAACAGAAACGCTGTAGTCGTAGGCAGCATATCCAAGAATATGGAGTTTTCGCTTTCAAGTATCATGGCCCAGTTGAAGTATTGCGGAGGCGATATCATATGA
- a CDS encoding phage terminase small subunit P27 family has product MGKRGPAPKPTNLKVLQGNPGKRQLNESEPVFPIGSEVPNPPAHLSRYAKKEWKRIAPLLHKNGLLTEADIAALGAYCQAYNRWVEAEKLIRTYGYTDETDKGNIIQRPEVGIANKAMEQMVKYGKEFGLTPSARSNLHIEKPEETEDPFMKFISGGRSG; this is encoded by the coding sequence ATGGGTAAAAGGGGACCAGCTCCAAAACCGACAAACCTTAAAGTCCTTCAAGGCAACCCTGGCAAAAGGCAGCTCAATGAGAGTGAGCCAGTTTTTCCGATTGGAAGCGAGGTGCCGAACCCACCAGCGCATCTAAGCAGGTACGCAAAGAAGGAGTGGAAAAGGATAGCACCACTATTGCATAAGAATGGATTACTTACCGAAGCTGACATAGCAGCCCTGGGAGCATATTGCCAAGCATACAACAGGTGGGTGGAAGCCGAGAAGCTCATCAGAACATATGGATACACGGATGAGACTGACAAGGGCAACATCATCCAACGTCCTGAGGTGGGCATAGCCAATAAGGCTATGGAGCAGATGGTGAAATACGGCAAGGAATTCGGACTTACTCCAAGCGCAAGGAGCAATCTGCATATCGAGAAGCCGGAGGAAACTGAAGATCCTTTCATGAAGTTCATAAGCGGTGGTAGAAGTGGATAA
- a CDS encoding phage major capsid protein, with protein sequence MNKELRELLARINAKKESGLQLVNEKKLDEAEKVASEVKDMEREFEIKLQLFEDEKKQIPGINDDAQKMDEVKAFMAALRGKATPEILDALVTSTDADGGYLVPKDITTRINELKRQYKSAKDLVGIYPTSTKSGTLVYEDLSTLTDLVDFDESGTDLDSSSQPKFASKTYAVKNYGAVLPISNVLLQDEQADLVGYVGGWFARKAVRTENTKIFAALKAGVSATAIADYKALKKSINIGLDPLIAENAIIITNQDGFDYLDSELDATSGRPILQPDPTNPTVKKFMGKPVYVFSNAELPTTGTTTKKAPIIFGALTEAVKFVDRGVYEMVTSTEAGFTKNQTFVRCIERFDVLVADAGAYVYGEITTVAGA encoded by the coding sequence ATGAATAAAGAACTAAGAGAGCTGCTTGCAAGGATAAACGCAAAGAAAGAATCTGGTCTGCAGCTTGTAAATGAAAAGAAGCTCGATGAAGCAGAGAAAGTTGCCTCAGAAGTAAAGGACATGGAAAGAGAATTCGAGATTAAGCTCCAGCTATTCGAAGATGAGAAAAAGCAAATACCAGGAATAAACGACGATGCACAAAAGATGGACGAAGTAAAAGCATTCATGGCTGCCCTAAGAGGTAAAGCAACACCCGAAATACTAGATGCTCTCGTAACGTCAACTGACGCCGATGGAGGCTACCTAGTACCCAAGGATATAACAACAAGGATAAACGAATTGAAGAGACAATATAAATCAGCCAAAGACCTTGTTGGAATATACCCGACTAGCACAAAGAGTGGCACGCTCGTATATGAAGACCTTTCAACCTTGACTGATCTGGTTGACTTTGATGAAAGCGGAACTGATCTGGATTCCTCATCACAGCCTAAGTTCGCGTCAAAAACATATGCGGTCAAGAACTACGGCGCGGTGCTTCCAATATCGAATGTGCTGCTTCAGGACGAGCAGGCAGACCTTGTTGGTTATGTAGGAGGCTGGTTCGCAAGGAAGGCGGTAAGAACTGAGAACACCAAAATATTCGCAGCTCTAAAGGCTGGAGTTTCTGCAACTGCCATAGCTGACTACAAAGCACTTAAGAAATCAATCAACATAGGCCTAGACCCACTCATAGCCGAAAACGCAATAATCATAACAAACCAAGACGGCTTTGATTACCTAGACAGCGAGCTGGATGCGACAAGCGGAAGACCTATACTTCAGCCGGATCCTACGAACCCGACTGTAAAAAAATTCATGGGCAAGCCGGTTTACGTATTCTCGAATGCTGAGCTTCCGACTACAGGAACAACAACTAAGAAGGCGCCAATAATATTCGGAGCTCTTACAGAAGCGGTGAAGTTCGTTGACAGAGGAGTGTATGAGATGGTGACATCTACAGAAGCCGGATTCACAAAGAACCAGACGTTCGTAAGATGCATCGAAAGATTCGATGTCCTTGTGGCTGACGCTGGTGCGTATGTGTATGGCGAAATAACAACAGTAGCAGGAGCTTAA
- a CDS encoding recombinase family protein, translated as MTYEEIKTKIKCLDSVREILEMKPRNLTEEIFLKYIELERTEKVAQYLNEQGYKTKGARDERKYISTDITEILDDESCYMLVDDNIYKLARFMKKRKYRTWEEKILKYFEERSDCDGD; from the coding sequence ATGACATATGAAGAGATAAAAACAAAGATTAAATGTCTGGACTCAGTAAGGGAAATATTGGAGATGAAACCCAGAAATTTGACTGAAGAAATATTCCTAAAATACATAGAGCTCGAGAGAACAGAAAAAGTTGCTCAGTATCTTAACGAGCAGGGATATAAAACTAAAGGTGCCAGGGATGAAAGAAAATATATTTCGACAGACATTACAGAGATATTGGATGATGAAAGTTGCTATATGTTGGTAGATGACAACATATATAAACTCGCAAGGTTTATGAAGAAAAGAAAATACAGAACGTGGGAAGAAAAAATACTAAAGTACTTCGAAGAAAGAAGTGATTGTGATGGCGATTAG
- a CDS encoding HNH endonuclease signature motif containing protein translates to MAIRKKRPCKKMRCPGLAEYPNQYCEKHRALEEHDKQDRNYHYDKQVRRVKDRRFTEFYHSNEWSKARRMRLMFDAGVCQECIKHDKVTMADVVHHIVEIKDDWDKRLDMNNLVSLCHSCHNKIHG, encoded by the coding sequence ATGGCGATTAGAAAAAAGCGGCCATGCAAGAAGATGAGATGTCCTGGTCTTGCTGAATACCCGAATCAATATTGTGAAAAGCATAGGGCGTTGGAGGAGCATGACAAGCAGGACAGGAACTATCACTATGACAAACAGGTAAGACGTGTAAAGGATAGGCGATTCACTGAGTTCTATCACAGCAATGAATGGAGCAAGGCGCGAAGGATGCGTCTGATGTTTGATGCTGGTGTGTGCCAAGAGTGCATCAAGCATGACAAGGTAACAATGGCTGATGTTGTGCATCATATCGTAGAGATTAAGGACGATTGGGACAAACGGCTTGATATGAACAACTTAGTTAGTTTATGCCATAGTTGTCACAATAAGATACATGGCTAA
- a CDS encoding phage tail tube protein produces the protein MAGAFRGKNQLSGSHGKLWWNKNLIAEINKFDLKASGEREDVVVGMDIDSKLTAIKCEGSLEFKKIFSRYKKDIVDAWKKGEDIRFDLFVKVDDPDAIGKQEESWSIGNVWFNDFPIAVFESKQVMNEEWSFGCTFSDVEMMSEIK, from the coding sequence ATGGCAGGAGCATTCAGAGGTAAAAATCAGCTATCTGGTAGTCACGGAAAGCTATGGTGGAATAAGAACCTGATTGCGGAAATAAATAAGTTTGACCTTAAGGCAAGCGGCGAAAGAGAGGATGTCGTTGTAGGAATGGATATCGACTCCAAGCTGACAGCTATAAAGTGCGAGGGTTCTTTGGAGTTCAAGAAAATATTTTCAAGATACAAGAAGGATATTGTAGATGCTTGGAAAAAAGGCGAGGATATAAGATTCGATCTCTTTGTAAAAGTGGACGATCCTGATGCAATAGGTAAGCAGGAAGAAAGCTGGAGCATAGGCAATGTATGGTTCAATGATTTTCCTATAGCTGTGTTTGAAAGCAAGCAGGTTATGAATGAGGAATGGTCGTTTGGCTGCACGTTCAGCGATGTCGAAATGATGAGTGAAATTAAATAA
- a CDS encoding site-specific integrase, translating into MNFVDPIRDEQTIDDIAAYLKKQSERNYIMFMVGVHSGLRISDILRIKIRDVKNKSSLNIIEKKTGKQKNIPIMPRLRKILNEYCKDKDPDDYLIKSRQNYNSPISRDMAYKILSKAGEEHGVFNMGTHSLRKTFGYHFYNQYGDIVMLQQIFNHSHPRITLRYIGMTDESTERAINNFKYKMSYS; encoded by the coding sequence GTGAATTTTGTGGATCCTATCAGAGATGAACAGACAATAGATGACATAGCAGCCTATCTAAAAAAACAAAGCGAAAGAAACTATATTATGTTTATGGTAGGCGTTCATTCCGGGCTTAGAATATCTGATATTCTGCGAATCAAGATTAGAGATGTGAAGAACAAAAGCAGTCTGAATATTATTGAGAAAAAGACAGGCAAGCAAAAGAACATTCCTATCATGCCTAGATTGCGAAAAATATTGAACGAATACTGTAAGGATAAAGATCCTGACGATTATCTAATTAAATCGCGTCAAAACTACAACAGTCCTATCAGTAGGGATATGGCTTATAAAATATTGAGCAAAGCAGGAGAAGAGCATGGAGTGTTCAATATGGGGACGCATAGCTTAAGAAAAACTTTCGGATACCATTTCTACAATCAATATGGCGACATAGTAATGCTGCAGCAGATATTCAATCATAGTCATCCGAGGATAACCTTAAGGTATATCGGAATGACCGACGAAAGCACAGAAAGGGCTATAAATAACTTTAAATATAAAATGAGTTATTCATAA
- a CDS encoding terminase large subunit → MDKIDRTTKYAKQVLSGNIVAGKLVRLACERHMNDLKRSKTRAYPYKFDEDRAERYLDFFKLLKHSKGEWAGQSIELELWQCFCIGSTFGWIHKKTELRRFKTVYEQVARKNGKSTKMAGIGIIGLSVDGEQGAEVYSAATKRDQSRIIFDEAKRMIQASPYIKKHIDVFQANMSMPATNSKFEPLSADANTMDGLNISMGLIDELHAHKTREVYDVLETATGARKQPLIWNVTTAGFNLHGICYELYEYSIKVLEGVIEDETFFAYIAQLDEDDDPFDEANWIKANPNLDISVDMDDLRRKAEKAKEIPAAQNNFFCKHLNMWVNQETRWVNMQKYKVCEEANADFDINQLEGADCYCGIDLSTTTDITSVNLEFPLADGKYAWINHSFIPEDAVREKERTDKVPYSAWIREGWMTATPGSVIDYDWILSYITEQAKKYRIVELDYDPWNATQFANNASNEGFICIEIRQGYRTLSEPTKDVEKLILEKKLLTFGNPVLKWAMNNVVVRLDPAGNVKPDKSKAAQRIDPVMAGIISHTRAMLNPGAVDLNALILSDDWSL, encoded by the coding sequence GTGGATAAGATAGACAGAACCACGAAGTATGCAAAGCAGGTGCTTTCCGGAAATATAGTAGCTGGCAAGCTTGTTAGGCTAGCTTGCGAAAGACATATGAATGACTTGAAAAGGTCCAAGACCAGAGCATATCCATACAAGTTTGACGAGGATAGAGCTGAACGGTACCTGGACTTTTTTAAATTGCTTAAACACTCAAAAGGTGAATGGGCAGGGCAGTCAATAGAGCTGGAATTATGGCAGTGCTTTTGCATAGGCTCAACATTCGGGTGGATTCACAAGAAGACGGAGCTAAGAAGATTCAAAACGGTATACGAACAGGTAGCAAGAAAGAATGGAAAATCCACAAAGATGGCTGGTATAGGTATCATAGGGCTGTCGGTAGATGGTGAGCAAGGAGCCGAGGTATACAGTGCAGCCACTAAGCGCGACCAGTCGAGGATAATATTCGATGAAGCCAAGCGAATGATACAGGCTTCACCATATATTAAAAAACACATCGACGTATTTCAGGCCAATATGTCGATGCCTGCGACGAACAGCAAGTTTGAACCACTAAGCGCAGATGCTAACACCATGGACGGCCTAAACATAAGCATGGGGCTTATAGACGAGCTGCACGCTCATAAGACAAGAGAAGTATATGACGTTCTGGAGACTGCAACAGGAGCAAGAAAGCAGCCACTCATTTGGAATGTTACGACAGCAGGATTCAACCTGCACGGCATATGTTATGAGCTATATGAGTATTCAATAAAGGTTCTGGAAGGCGTAATCGAGGACGAAACGTTCTTTGCTTACATCGCACAGCTTGATGAGGACGATGATCCGTTCGATGAAGCTAACTGGATTAAGGCCAATCCAAACCTCGACATAAGCGTAGACATGGATGACCTCAGAAGGAAGGCTGAGAAAGCTAAGGAAATACCTGCAGCGCAAAACAACTTCTTCTGCAAGCACCTCAACATGTGGGTGAATCAAGAGACCAGATGGGTTAATATGCAGAAATACAAGGTGTGCGAGGAAGCCAATGCTGATTTCGACATCAATCAACTTGAAGGAGCTGACTGCTATTGTGGAATAGACCTTTCAACCACTACGGATATTACCAGCGTGAACCTTGAATTCCCACTAGCTGATGGAAAGTATGCATGGATTAACCACAGCTTCATTCCAGAGGACGCCGTGAGGGAGAAGGAAAGAACAGACAAGGTGCCATATTCAGCGTGGATTCGAGAAGGGTGGATGACGGCGACACCTGGAAGCGTCATAGACTATGATTGGATATTGTCATATATCACAGAGCAAGCAAAGAAATACAGAATAGTAGAGCTTGACTATGACCCATGGAATGCGACGCAATTCGCAAACAATGCTTCCAACGAGGGCTTCATATGCATTGAAATAAGGCAAGGCTACAGAACCCTATCAGAGCCAACGAAGGATGTAGAAAAGCTGATACTGGAGAAGAAGCTGCTGACTTTCGGAAATCCTGTGCTGAAATGGGCGATGAACAACGTTGTAGTCAGGCTGGATCCGGCAGGCAACGTCAAGCCGGACAAGTCGAAAGCAGCACAAAGGATTGACCCTGTGATGGCGGGCATAATAAGCCATACAAGAGCAATGCTGAATCCGGGGGCTGTAGATTTAAATGCCCTGATACTCAGCGATGACTGGAGTTTGTAG
- a CDS encoding HK97 gp10 family phage protein, protein MATTEFRIDGLDEFEKSLLRTVKKKAPKELEKELQRVGEKLLARAKERTPIGERQTKKSKKLINKWKLGKVKRRGDEFYIELKNVAHHAHLIENGHMTKNGGFVEGIHMLEISAKELEEELPKHLRGMLDRIMGEMLL, encoded by the coding sequence ATGGCTACGACGGAATTTAGGATAGACGGACTCGATGAATTTGAAAAAAGCCTTCTCAGAACTGTAAAAAAGAAAGCTCCAAAGGAACTTGAAAAGGAGTTGCAGCGTGTTGGTGAAAAACTGCTGGCCAGAGCAAAAGAGAGGACACCCATAGGGGAAAGACAAACAAAAAAATCTAAAAAGCTTATAAATAAATGGAAGCTTGGCAAGGTCAAAAGAAGAGGCGATGAGTTCTATATTGAACTTAAGAATGTAGCACATCATGCGCATCTAATCGAAAACGGCCATATGACAAAAAACGGTGGCTTTGTAGAAGGGATTCACATGCTTGAGATATCAGCTAAGGAGTTGGAAGAGGAACTTCCTAAGCATCTTAGAGGCATGTTAGACAGGATAATGGGAGAGATGCTGCTATGA
- a CDS encoding phage tail assembly chaperone, which translates to MNNKKLTLGELISKKTQIKEAKEKTAEKFVKSLDGTVTIKILDRSFISDCTEMENGEGNAHIVYEGIVEPNLKDTQLHEAYGIKNPADIVDMIFLPGEVDFLSGEIVKLSGYDSDSIKDVVEEVKN; encoded by the coding sequence ATGAATAATAAAAAACTGACACTTGGTGAACTGATATCAAAGAAAACTCAAATCAAAGAAGCAAAAGAGAAGACTGCTGAAAAGTTCGTAAAGTCTCTTGATGGAACGGTGACAATCAAGATTCTCGACAGGTCATTCATAAGTGACTGCACCGAGATGGAAAACGGCGAAGGCAACGCACATATTGTATATGAGGGGATTGTAGAGCCTAATCTAAAAGATACTCAACTGCATGAAGCGTATGGAATCAAGAACCCGGCAGACATTGTAGATATGATTTTTTTACCTGGAGAAGTAGACTTTCTGTCAGGTGAAATAGTCAAACTATCCGGATATGACTCAGACAGCATTAAAGATGTGGTGGAAGAAGTAAAAAACTAA